A window from Elusimicrobiota bacterium encodes these proteins:
- a CDS encoding FecR family protein: protein MPNHAEARRTLPLLGASLFALLFCLPAAAAVTLTSVEGKVYLRGTGSVLWNEVAVNREVQPGEELKTDPGARAVLTFDDGSRVEIGPRSSFQLENAAANDARMRIGVGWMKAMVSKVLSRRFSVRTPTAVCSVRGTEFDVSVRDDGRTSVDLFKGSLGVADNRGSEVLLKEGQRVDVDQGGVGRVGAIGGKADDGGPADSKERQALKREVGLEMTKEEVQAAAALEQKNAVYQQGKAMVDVNGYRVRIEEYIIRPAADTYKFVVLNERADRFDYFFRQGTFNKALPDDLSVALRQVPGCVGAPCDYWVTDFKTGYSNTQDSVVETASGGHLVDLNNNQVSGDEVTFAFDAAKNDYASVSAPTADTAGANPGRNANTSFWAALYDTYSLAYNGQNHNTWTSAVGAYNAAAGGANCTAGGVGFGCGGVQSMGDSNGVGDQRTVNNVTSVLRSPNCDTLDNCTGYRDSGLFHYIIYSKNGDGSKWDKYDTYVIDDAGKVAPFSAFSGATSGSAYKATLLKWNYQQIITASEFGGRRIDLVFEPKILIESGLIP, encoded by the coding sequence ATGCCAAACCACGCCGAGGCCCGCCGCACCCTTCCTCTATTGGGCGCTTCGTTATTCGCCCTCCTTTTCTGTCTCCCCGCCGCCGCCGCCGTCACCCTGACCTCCGTCGAAGGCAAGGTCTATCTGCGCGGGACCGGCTCCGTGCTCTGGAACGAGGTCGCCGTCAACCGCGAGGTCCAGCCCGGCGAGGAGCTCAAGACCGACCCCGGCGCGCGCGCGGTGCTCACCTTCGACGACGGCTCCCGCGTCGAGATCGGCCCGCGCAGCTCCTTCCAGCTCGAGAACGCCGCGGCCAACGACGCGCGCATGCGCATCGGCGTCGGCTGGATGAAGGCCATGGTCTCGAAGGTCCTCAGCCGCCGCTTCTCCGTGCGCACCCCGACCGCGGTCTGCTCCGTGCGCGGCACCGAGTTCGACGTGAGCGTCCGCGACGACGGACGCACTTCGGTCGACCTCTTCAAGGGCTCGCTCGGCGTCGCCGACAACCGCGGCAGCGAGGTCCTCCTCAAGGAAGGCCAGCGCGTGGACGTGGACCAGGGAGGCGTCGGCCGCGTCGGGGCCATCGGAGGCAAGGCCGACGACGGCGGGCCCGCCGACTCCAAGGAGCGCCAGGCGCTCAAGCGGGAGGTCGGCCTCGAGATGACGAAGGAGGAGGTCCAGGCCGCCGCCGCCCTCGAGCAGAAGAACGCCGTCTACCAGCAGGGCAAGGCGATGGTGGACGTCAACGGCTACCGCGTGCGCATCGAGGAGTACATCATCCGCCCGGCCGCCGACACCTACAAGTTCGTCGTCCTCAACGAGCGCGCCGACCGCTTCGACTACTTCTTCCGACAGGGCACCTTCAATAAGGCGCTCCCCGACGACCTCAGCGTCGCGCTGCGCCAGGTCCCCGGCTGCGTCGGCGCCCCCTGCGACTACTGGGTCACCGACTTCAAGACCGGCTACTCGAACACGCAGGACAGCGTCGTCGAGACGGCGAGCGGCGGTCACCTGGTCGACCTGAACAACAATCAGGTCTCGGGGGATGAGGTGACGTTCGCTTTCGATGCGGCAAAGAACGATTACGCTTCCGTTTCCGCTCCGACCGCCGACACCGCCGGCGCCAATCCGGGGCGCAACGCGAACACCAGCTTCTGGGCCGCTCTTTACGACACCTACTCCCTCGCCTACAACGGTCAGAACCACAACACGTGGACCTCGGCCGTCGGCGCCTACAATGCGGCTGCGGGCGGGGCGAATTGCACGGCGGGAGGCGTCGGCTTTGGCTGCGGAGGCGTCCAGAGCATGGGCGACTCCAACGGCGTGGGCGACCAGCGCACGGTGAATAACGTGACTTCCGTGCTCCGCTCGCCGAACTGCGATACTCTCGACAACTGCACCGGCTACCGCGACAGCGGCCTCTTCCACTACATCATCTACTCGAAGAACGGCGACGGGTCGAAATGGGACAAGTACGACACCTACGTCATCGACGACGCGGGCAAGGTCGCTCCGTTCTCGGCCTTCTCCGGTGCCACGAGCGGCTCCGCGTATAAGGCGACGCTCCTGAAGTGGAACTATCAGCAGATCATCACCGCCTCGGAGTTCGGCGGCCGCCGCATCGACCTGGTCTTCGAGCCGAAGATCCTCATCGAGTCGGGACTCATTCCTTAA